The Blastomonas fulva genome contains a region encoding:
- the uvrA gene encoding excinuclease ABC subunit UvrA, whose product MLTHISVRGAREHNLKGVDIDLPRDQLIVITGLSGSGKSSLAFDTIYAEGQRRYVESLSAYARQFLEMMQKPDVEHIDGLSPAISIEQKTTSRNPRSTVATVTEIYDYMRLLWARVGVPYSPATGLPITAQTVSMMVDRVMALAEGTRFYLLAPVVRGRKGEYRKELAEWQRAGFTRVRIDGEFYEIDEAPALDKKYKHDIEVVVDRMAVREGIETRLADSFETALKLAEGLAYVDLADGTVAEPGSSSPTPSPSTEPQATEGEREGGKKGMKNVGIPDNRIIFSEKFACPVSGFTIEAIEPRLFSFNAPQGACPACDGLGEKMYFDPQLVVPNEDLSLKKGAVVPWAKSNPPSPYYMQVLASLGREFGFSLDTPWSELPGEVKLIILHGTGGKPVTLRFQDGRKSYEVKKPFEGVIGNLNRRLLQTDSAWMREELGKYQTAQPCEVCDGARLKPEARSVKIVGEDISISTRRSVSDALAFFETLNDKLGPQQQQIAKAILKEIIERLGFLNNVGLDYLNLDRTSGTLSGGESQRIRLASQIGSGLSGVLYVLDEPSIGLHQKDNDRLLVTLKRLRDLGNTVIVVEHDEDAIRTADYIVDLGPGAGVHGGEVVAEGTLEQILKSKRSLTAQYLTGERKIEIPAKRRKGNGKKLTVHNARANNLTGVTASIPLGTFTCITGVSGSGKSSFTIDTLFAGAARALNGARVIAGAHDKITGLEHCDKVIDIDQSPIGRTPRSNPATYTGAFTNIRDWFAGLPESLARGYKPGRFSFNVKGGRCEKCQGDGLIKIEMHFLPDVYVTCEDCGGKRYNRETLEVKFKGHSIADVLDMTVEDAVEFFKAVPPIRDKMAMLWEVGLGYVKVGQQATTLSGGEAQRVKLAKELSRRSTGQTLYILDEPTTGLHFEDVRKLLEVLHRLVDQGNSVVVIEHNLDVIKTADWIIDLGPEGGVKGGEIVAEGTPEKVAKVARSYTGQYLAPMLVR is encoded by the coding sequence ATGCTGACTCATATTTCCGTGCGCGGCGCGCGCGAGCACAATCTCAAGGGCGTGGATATCGATCTGCCGCGCGATCAGTTGATCGTGATCACCGGTCTTTCGGGAAGCGGCAAATCAAGCCTGGCGTTCGACACCATCTATGCCGAGGGCCAGCGTCGATACGTTGAATCGCTGTCGGCCTATGCGCGCCAGTTCCTCGAGATGATGCAGAAGCCCGATGTCGAGCATATCGACGGGCTCTCCCCTGCGATCAGCATCGAGCAGAAGACCACCAGCCGCAACCCGCGTTCGACTGTCGCGACGGTGACAGAGATTTACGATTACATGCGCCTGCTGTGGGCGCGCGTCGGTGTGCCCTATTCGCCCGCCACGGGTCTTCCGATCACCGCGCAGACTGTCAGCATGATGGTCGACCGGGTGATGGCGCTGGCCGAGGGTACGCGCTTCTATCTGCTCGCACCCGTGGTGCGCGGCCGCAAGGGCGAATATCGCAAGGAGCTTGCCGAATGGCAGCGCGCCGGTTTCACCCGCGTGCGCATCGACGGCGAGTTCTACGAGATCGACGAAGCCCCCGCGCTCGACAAGAAGTACAAGCACGACATCGAGGTCGTGGTCGACCGCATGGCGGTGCGTGAAGGCATCGAGACGCGCCTCGCCGACAGCTTCGAAACCGCGCTGAAGCTTGCCGAAGGTCTGGCCTATGTCGATCTGGCGGATGGGACGGTAGCGGAGCCAGGAAGTTCATCCCCCACCCCCAGCCCCTCCACTGAGCCGCAGGCCACCGAAGGTGAACGTGAGGGGGGCAAGAAGGGCATGAAGAACGTCGGCATCCCCGACAACCGGATCATCTTCTCAGAAAAATTCGCCTGCCCAGTGTCTGGCTTCACCATCGAGGCGATCGAGCCTCGGCTGTTCTCGTTTAACGCACCGCAGGGTGCCTGCCCTGCCTGCGACGGTCTGGGCGAGAAGATGTATTTCGATCCCCAACTGGTTGTCCCCAACGAGGATCTGAGCCTGAAGAAGGGCGCGGTAGTGCCTTGGGCGAAGTCGAACCCGCCCTCGCCTTATTACATGCAGGTGCTGGCCAGCCTGGGCCGCGAGTTCGGCTTCTCGCTCGACACGCCGTGGAGCGAACTGCCTGGCGAGGTGAAGCTGATCATCCTGCACGGCACCGGCGGCAAGCCGGTCACGCTGCGCTTCCAGGACGGGCGCAAGAGCTATGAGGTCAAGAAGCCGTTCGAGGGCGTCATCGGCAATCTCAACCGCCGTCTGCTGCAGACCGACAGCGCGTGGATGCGCGAGGAGCTGGGCAAATACCAGACCGCGCAGCCCTGCGAAGTCTGCGATGGCGCGCGGCTCAAGCCAGAGGCGCGTTCGGTCAAGATCGTCGGCGAGGATATCTCGATCTCGACACGGCGTTCGGTGTCCGATGCTCTGGCGTTTTTCGAGACGCTCAACGACAAGCTCGGTCCCCAGCAGCAGCAGATCGCCAAGGCCATCCTCAAGGAGATTATCGAGCGGCTGGGCTTCCTCAACAATGTCGGGCTCGACTACCTCAACCTCGATCGGACCTCGGGGACGCTTTCGGGCGGAGAGTCACAGCGCATCCGGCTCGCCAGCCAGATCGGCAGCGGTCTCTCGGGCGTGCTCTATGTGCTCGACGAGCCCAGCATCGGGCTGCACCAGAAGGACAACGACCGGCTGCTGGTGACCTTGAAGCGGCTGCGCGATCTGGGCAATACCGTGATCGTCGTCGAGCATGACGAGGACGCAATCCGCACCGCCGACTATATCGTCGATCTGGGTCCGGGCGCGGGCGTCCACGGCGGCGAGGTCGTCGCCGAAGGGACGCTCGAGCAGATCCTCAAGTCCAAGCGCTCGCTCACCGCGCAATATCTCACCGGCGAACGCAAGATCGAGATTCCGGCCAAGCGCCGCAAGGGCAATGGCAAGAAGCTCACCGTCCACAATGCGCGCGCCAACAATCTCACCGGCGTGACGGCGTCGATCCCGCTGGGTACCTTCACCTGCATCACCGGGGTATCTGGCTCGGGCAAGTCCAGCTTCACCATCGACACGCTGTTTGCGGGCGCTGCGCGCGCGCTCAACGGTGCGCGGGTGATCGCTGGGGCGCACGACAAGATCACGGGCCTCGAGCATTGCGACAAGGTGATCGATATCGACCAATCGCCGATCGGCCGCACCCCGCGATCGAACCCAGCGACGTACACGGGTGCGTTCACCAATATCCGTGACTGGTTCGCCGGACTGCCCGAAAGCCTCGCGCGCGGCTACAAGCCGGGCAGGTTCAGCTTCAACGTCAAGGGCGGCCGCTGCGAGAAATGCCAGGGCGACGGCCTGATCAAGATCGAGATGCACTTCCTTCCTGATGTTTACGTCACCTGCGAGGATTGCGGCGGCAAGCGCTACAACCGCGAGACGCTCGAGGTGAAGTTCAAGGGCCACTCGATCGCCGACGTGCTCGACATGACGGTCGAGGATGCGGTCGAGTTCTTCAAGGCGGTGCCGCCGATCCGCGACAAGATGGCGATGCTGTGGGAAGTGGGCCTGGGCTACGTCAAGGTCGGCCAGCAGGCAACGACGCTCAGCGGCGGAGAGGCGCAGCGCGTCAAGCTTGCCAAGGAACTCAGCCGCCGCTCGACCGGGCAGACGCTGTACATCCTCGACGAACCCACCACCGGCCTGCACTTCGAGGATGTGCGCAAGCTGCTCGAGGTGCTGCACAGGCTGGTCGATCAGGGCAACTCCGTGGTGGTGATCGAGCACAATCTCGACGTCATCAAGACCGCGGACTGGATCATCGATCTGGGCCCCGAAGGCGGCGTCAAGGGCGGCGAGATCGTCGCGGAGGGCACCCCGGAAAAGGTCGCCAAGGTCGCGCGCAGCTACACCGGCCAGTATCTCGCTCCGATGCTCGTGCGATAA
- a CDS encoding sensor histidine kinase, whose protein sequence is MNAQIPSSDEAGLTTVWVAAETGRIDRNGMLLHADDRLMRLHQQLGGSTSGGELAVPPLLELARHSMRLGMRLSRPVKAAGSSALIDMWCECTPDAEGVALLLTHWREHALPDRSDATEDGADFTAEPGVAHLQLDRLERVVRYSPPAGAGTDDASSGLLLKPVTAVLEPSDGSAFARAEQIDGQRVTLAGDEREWIASLRPAGTATGCVITLRHAPPLPDPAAPPEMPPLFDGERIGQLFGRQIGPALRLPIGRIIANAETIGGRLEGPLRADYANYASDIAAAGRHLLALVDDLADLEAIDGAGFSAAREPVDLADIARRAAGLLALKAADRKIRIDKPSEDEMLPATGEFRRVLQVLLNLLGNAINYAPDGSMIWLRLDDGPGWASVTVADQGPGLSAEDQQRLFNKWERLGRSGDGGSGLGLYISRRLALAMQGDLTVESAPGQGARFTLLLPTD, encoded by the coding sequence GTGAACGCGCAGATCCCATCATCGGACGAGGCGGGCCTCACCACCGTGTGGGTTGCTGCGGAAACCGGGCGGATCGACCGCAACGGAATGCTGCTGCACGCCGATGACCGACTGATGCGGTTGCACCAGCAGCTTGGCGGCAGCACGTCGGGCGGCGAGCTCGCAGTGCCCCCGCTGCTGGAATTGGCGCGGCACAGCATGCGGCTGGGCATGCGATTGTCTCGCCCGGTCAAGGCTGCGGGGTCGTCCGCGCTGATCGACATGTGGTGCGAATGCACACCCGACGCCGAAGGGGTGGCGCTGTTGCTCACCCATTGGCGTGAACACGCACTGCCGGACCGGTCGGATGCGACCGAAGACGGCGCCGATTTCACCGCCGAGCCTGGCGTCGCCCATCTTCAACTCGACCGTCTCGAACGAGTGGTGCGATACTCGCCGCCTGCCGGAGCCGGCACCGACGATGCGAGTTCGGGCCTGCTGCTCAAGCCGGTGACCGCGGTGCTCGAGCCGAGCGACGGCTCTGCATTCGCTCGGGCGGAGCAGATCGATGGCCAGCGCGTCACCTTGGCCGGCGACGAACGCGAATGGATTGCCAGCCTGCGCCCCGCCGGAACTGCGACGGGGTGCGTCATCACGCTGAGGCACGCGCCTCCCCTGCCCGACCCCGCCGCTCCCCCGGAGATGCCGCCGCTGTTCGACGGCGAGCGGATCGGCCAGTTGTTCGGCCGCCAGATCGGCCCGGCGCTGCGGCTGCCGATCGGACGGATCATCGCCAACGCCGAAACCATCGGCGGCAGGCTCGAGGGTCCGTTGCGGGCCGATTACGCGAACTATGCCAGCGACATCGCAGCTGCCGGGCGCCATCTGCTGGCTCTGGTTGACGACCTTGCTGATCTTGAAGCGATCGACGGCGCAGGCTTCAGCGCTGCCAGGGAGCCTGTCGATCTGGCCGATATCGCCCGGCGCGCGGCGGGGCTGCTCGCGCTCAAGGCCGCGGACCGCAAAATCCGCATCGACAAGCCGTCGGAAGATGAAATGCTGCCCGCGACCGGCGAGTTTCGCCGCGTGCTGCAGGTGCTGCTCAACCTGCTCGGCAATGCGATCAACTATGCACCCGATGGATCAATGATATGGCTGAGGCTCGACGACGGCCCCGGCTGGGCCAGCGTCACCGTCGCCGACCAGGGTCCAGGCCTCAGCGCCGAGGACCAGCAGCGCCTGTTCAACAAATGGGAACGGCTGGGGCGCAGCGGCGATGGCGGCAGCGGGCTCGGATTGTACATCTCGCGGCGTCTCGCGCTCGCGATGCAGGGAGACCTGACGGTCGAAAGCGCGCCGGGTCAGGGCGCGCGTTTCACTCTGCTACTGCCAACAGACTGA
- a CDS encoding ABC transporter ATP-binding protein — protein MLGLLKAERSFIWLALVYGVAVSVLSLATPISVQMLINSVANTALVTPLVTLAGTLLGLLLIAVLLSALRIYAMELFTRRFYARQVAEITLRSIHARNPFFEDTKRQDLFNRYFDVVTVQKAVPSLLIGGFTIILQSAVGFTVTAFYHPFFLAFNLIVIALAFFILLVWTRGAIRSGIALSHAKYAAASWLENVGASNGFYKSGRHVDYALDRSEGVTADYIAAKAKHFRYTISQTVAFLLLYAFASAGLLALGGWLVIEGELSIGQLVAAELILSAAFFGLGQMGAYLDITYDLIAAAEEIGLLYNIEQEVEAREGEDAIGGGDLVLRRVTHLATVKDVTFNLSIPAGSQLIAQSRNHDVQRLFTHSMKRYITPDTGVVTLGGQDIAMVDMFRLRSEIIVLDRPTIVQASIRDYLRLAGPDITSSDALQALALVRLEERVMALPDGLDTQLSTSGWPLSYAESLRLKLAGAMLKCPRILILTGLFDMIDPAILADVRVVMREAGSTVIQFTQRSEHQPDCQYLWLGDDGQRIIDDPDEFSRIVEAHATEARNGNA, from the coding sequence ATGTTGGGACTCTTGAAGGCCGAGCGCAGCTTCATCTGGCTGGCGCTGGTCTATGGTGTGGCCGTGTCCGTGCTGTCGCTTGCCACGCCCATTTCCGTGCAGATGCTGATCAATTCGGTCGCCAACACCGCGCTGGTGACACCTCTGGTGACGCTGGCTGGCACGCTGCTGGGACTGCTGCTGATCGCGGTTCTGCTTTCCGCGCTGCGGATCTATGCGATGGAGCTGTTCACGCGGCGATTCTACGCGCGGCAGGTGGCCGAAATCACCCTGCGGTCGATCCACGCGCGCAACCCGTTCTTCGAAGACACCAAGCGGCAGGATCTGTTCAACCGCTATTTCGACGTTGTCACCGTGCAGAAAGCGGTGCCCAGCCTGCTGATCGGCGGGTTCACCATCATCCTGCAGTCGGCCGTCGGCTTCACCGTCACCGCATTTTATCACCCGTTCTTCCTGGCCTTCAACCTCATCGTCATCGCCCTCGCCTTCTTCATCCTGCTGGTGTGGACCCGCGGGGCGATTCGCTCGGGCATTGCGCTCAGCCATGCCAAATACGCTGCGGCGAGCTGGCTGGAGAATGTCGGCGCATCCAACGGCTTCTACAAATCCGGGCGGCATGTCGATTATGCGCTCGATCGTTCCGAAGGTGTGACGGCAGACTACATCGCCGCCAAGGCCAAGCATTTCCGCTATACCATCTCGCAGACCGTCGCGTTTCTGCTGCTCTATGCCTTTGCCAGCGCCGGACTGTTGGCGCTCGGCGGCTGGCTGGTCATCGAGGGTGAGCTGTCGATCGGCCAGCTGGTCGCAGCCGAGCTCATCCTGTCAGCGGCCTTCTTCGGCCTGGGCCAGATGGGGGCGTATCTTGACATCACCTATGACCTGATCGCCGCAGCCGAGGAGATTGGCCTGCTCTACAATATCGAGCAGGAAGTGGAGGCTCGCGAAGGCGAGGACGCAATCGGCGGCGGTGATCTGGTGCTGCGCCGCGTTACCCACCTGGCAACCGTCAAGGACGTCACCTTCAACCTTTCCATCCCCGCGGGCAGCCAGCTGATTGCGCAGAGCCGGAACCACGATGTGCAGCGGTTGTTCACGCATTCGATGAAACGTTATATTACTCCCGACACCGGCGTCGTGACGCTGGGCGGACAGGATATCGCCATGGTCGACATGTTCCGGCTGCGCAGCGAGATCATCGTGCTCGACCGCCCCACCATCGTGCAGGCGAGCATCCGCGACTATCTGCGCCTGGCCGGCCCCGACATCACCTCGTCGGATGCATTGCAGGCGCTTGCGCTGGTACGCCTTGAAGAGCGGGTGATGGCGCTCCCCGACGGGCTGGATACCCAGCTGTCGACCAGCGGCTGGCCCTTGTCCTATGCCGAATCGCTGCGGCTCAAGCTGGCAGGCGCCATGCTCAAATGCCCGCGCATCCTGATCCTGACCGGATTGTTCGACATGATCGACCCCGCGATCCTGGCCGATGTGCGCGTCGTCATGCGGGAGGCAGGCTCTACGGTGATTCAGTTCACCCAGCGTTCCGAACACCAGCCCGATTGCCAGTATCTTTGGCTGGGGGATGACGGTCAACGGATCATAGACGATCCCGACGAGTTCAGCCGCATCGTCGAAGCGCATGCAACGGAGGCGCGCAATGGCAACGCGTGA